In a genomic window of Branchiostoma lanceolatum isolate klBraLanc5 chromosome 12, klBraLanc5.hap2, whole genome shotgun sequence:
- the LOC136445499 gene encoding delta(24)-sterol reductase-like isoform X2, whose translation MGDSSVFRKRFIRWLEDNRGFIILVFCLPASFLFDTCLQLRNWFRRTFLSAPEKHDERVRDIQRRIRRWNDQPKDKRKPMCTSRPNWLSLSTTFFQKDQCEKIPVDLYNILDLDEERQVVRVEPMVSVGDITRYLIPRGYTLAVTLEIADATCGGLGLGVGMTTYSHRVGFYQEAVESWDVLLGDGSLVHATKDNEHSDLYHALPWSHGSLGLLVAMELKIIPVKPYLKLTYIPVHGQKAYCDMMRDLSGALDKTAKLPDYLEATVFSKEEAVVMVGNFTDVTDPKEKAKINNVASWYKPWFYKHVETFLQKGEDYEYIPLREYLLRHNRAIFWVVESMIPFGNNPLFRLLFGWLLPPKPAFLKFTTTPGVRAMTFAKQVFQDIVLPMTVLEKSVDRAEELFDTYPILIYPCRIYDHGPAMGQLRPPRQDQMCPGTNYGMFYDLGVYGVPGPVKRRERYDPVHAMRSMEKFIREAGGYSFLYADIFMTREEFEEMFDLTLYEKVRKKYHAEGAFPHLYDKVKPEVDVFAIGKQCAEEFEK comes from the exons ATGGGTGACTCTTCAGTCTTCCGTAAGCGGTTTATCCGGTGGTTAGAAGACAACCGAGGGTTCATCATCCTGGTCTTCTGTCTGCCTGCCAGCTTCCTGTTTGACACCTGTCTGCAGCTCAG GAATTGGTTCCGTCGGACATTCCTCTCGGCCCCTGAGAAGCACGATGAGCGTGTTCGTGACATCCAGCGGCGTATCCGGCGGTGGAACGACCAGCCCAAGGACAAACGGAAGCCCATGTGTACGTCTCGCCCAAACTGGCTCAGTCTCTCCACAACGTTTTTCCAGAAG GACCAGTGTGAGAAGATCCCAGTCGACCTGTACAACATCCTTGACCTTGACGAGGAGCGACAGGTGGTCCGCGTGGAGCCGATGGTTTCCGTTGGTGACATCACTCGCTACCTCATCCCTCGTG GATACACCTTGGCCGTTACCTTGGAGATTGCGGATGCGACATGCGGAGGTTTGGGGCTGGGCGTCGGCATGACAACGTACTCACACAGG GTGGGTTTTTACCAGGAGGCGGTGGAGTCGTGGGACGTGTTGCTAGGCGACGGATCGCTGGTGCACGCCACCAAGGACAACGAGCACTCGGACCTGTACCACGCCCTGCCCTGGTCACATGGTTCACTGGggctgctggttgccatggagcTCAAGATCATCCCCGTCAAACCTTATCTTAAG CTGACCTACATCCCCGTCCATGGTCAGAAAGCCTACTGCGACATGATGAGGGACCTCTCAGGGGCCCTGGACAAGACGGCAAAG cTCCCTGACTACCTGGAGGCCACAGTGTTCTCCAAGGAAGAGGCTGTCGTGATGGTCGGGAACTTTACTGACGTCACTGACCCTAAGGAGAAGGCCAAG ATAAACAACGTGGCGAGCTGGTATAAGCCTTGGTTCTACAAGCACGTGGAGACCTTCCTGCAGAAGGGGGAGGACTATGAGTATATCCCCCTGCGGGAGTACCTCCTCAGGCACAACCGTGCCATCTTCTGGGTGGTGGAGTCCATGATTCCCTTTGGAAACAACCCTCTCTTCAG GCTGCTGTTTGGATGGCTGCTACCTCCCAAGCCGGCCTTCCTCAAGTTCACTACCACCCCAGGGGTCAGGGCCATGACCTTTGCAAAACAG GTGTTCCAGGACATTGTCCTCCCCATGACAGTTCTGGAGAAGTCGGTAGACCGTGCCGAGGAGTTGTTTGACACCTACCCCATCCTGATCTACCCCTGCCGGATCTACGACCACGGACCGGCCATGGGGCAActccgcccgcccagacaggaCCAGATGTGCCCCGGGACCAACTATG GTATGTTCTATGACCTGGGTGTGTACGGAGTACCTGGTCCAGTGAAGCGCCGGGAGCGTTACGACCCCGTCCACGCCATGCGCAGTATGGAGAA GTTTATCCGTGAAGCCGGCGGCTACTCCTTCCTGTATGCTGACATCTTCATGACCCGTGAGGAGTTTGAGGAGATGTTTGACCTGACTCTGTATGAGAAG GTGCGTAAGAAGTACCACGCAGAAGGAGCCTTCCCTCACCTGTACGACAAGGTCAAGCCTGAGGTTGACGTCTTCGCTATTGGCAAGCAGTGCGCTGAGGAGTTTGAGAAGTAG
- the LOC136445499 gene encoding delta(24)-sterol reductase-like isoform X1, whose protein sequence is MGDSSVFRKRFIRWLEDNRGFIILVFCLPASFLFDTCLQLRNWFRRTFLSAPEKHDERVRDIQRRIRRWNDQPKDKRKPMCTSRPNWLSLSTTFFQKDQCEKIPVDLYNILDLDEERQVVRVEPMVSVGDITRYLIPRGYTLAVTLEIADATCGGLGLGAGMTTYSHRVGFYQEAVESWDVLLGDGSLVHATKDNEHSDLYHALPWSHGSLGLLVAMELKIIPVKPYLKLTYIPVHGQKAYCDMMRDLSGALDKTAKLPDYLEATVFSKEEAVVMVGNFTDVTDPKEKAKINNVASWYKPWFYKHVETFLQKGEDYEYIPLREYLLRHNRAIFWVVESMIPFGNNPLFRLLFGWLLPPKPAFLKFTTTPGVRAMTFAKQVFQDIVLPMTVLEKSVDRAEELFDTYPILIYPCRIYDHGPAMGQLRPPRQDQMCPGTNYGMFYDLGVYGVPGPVKRRERYDPVHAMRSMEKFIREAGGYSFLYADIFMTREEFEEMFDLTLYEKVRKKYHAEGAFPHLYDKVKPEVDVFAIGKQCAEEFEK, encoded by the exons ATGGGTGACTCTTCAGTCTTCCGTAAGCGGTTTATCCGGTGGTTAGAAGACAACCGAGGGTTCATCATCCTGGTCTTCTGTCTGCCTGCCAGCTTCCTGTTTGACACCTGTCTGCAGCTCAG GAATTGGTTCCGTCGGACATTCCTCTCGGCCCCTGAGAAGCACGATGAGCGTGTTCGTGACATCCAGCGGCGTATCCGGCGGTGGAACGACCAGCCCAAGGACAAACGGAAGCCCATGTGTACGTCTCGCCCAAACTGGCTCAGTCTCTCCACAACGTTTTTCCAGAAG GACCAGTGTGAGAAGATCCCAGTCGACCTGTACAACATCCTTGACCTTGACGAGGAGCGACAGGTGGTCCGCGTGGAGCCGATGGTTTCCGTTGGTGACATCACTCGCTACCTCATCCCTCGTG GATACACCCTGGCGGTGACCTTGGAGATCGCAGACGCGACCTGCGGAGGTCTGGGGTTGGGCGCAGGGATGACGACCTACTCACATAGG GTGGGTTTTTACCAGGAGGCGGTGGAGTCGTGGGACGTGTTGCTAGGCGACGGATCGCTGGTGCACGCCACCAAGGACAACGAGCACTCGGACCTGTACCACGCCCTGCCCTGGTCACATGGTTCACTGGggctgctggttgccatggagcTCAAGATCATCCCCGTCAAACCTTATCTTAAG CTGACCTACATCCCCGTCCATGGTCAGAAAGCCTACTGCGACATGATGAGGGACCTCTCAGGGGCCCTGGACAAGACGGCAAAG cTCCCTGACTACCTGGAGGCCACAGTGTTCTCCAAGGAAGAGGCTGTCGTGATGGTCGGGAACTTTACTGACGTCACTGACCCTAAGGAGAAGGCCAAG ATAAACAACGTGGCGAGCTGGTATAAGCCTTGGTTCTACAAGCACGTGGAGACCTTCCTGCAGAAGGGGGAGGACTATGAGTATATCCCCCTGCGGGAGTACCTCCTCAGGCACAACCGTGCCATCTTCTGGGTGGTGGAGTCCATGATTCCCTTTGGAAACAACCCTCTCTTCAG GCTGCTGTTTGGATGGCTGCTACCTCCCAAGCCGGCCTTCCTCAAGTTCACTACCACCCCAGGGGTCAGGGCCATGACCTTTGCAAAACAG GTGTTCCAGGACATTGTCCTCCCCATGACAGTTCTGGAGAAGTCGGTAGACCGTGCCGAGGAGTTGTTTGACACCTACCCCATCCTGATCTACCCCTGCCGGATCTACGACCACGGACCGGCCATGGGGCAActccgcccgcccagacaggaCCAGATGTGCCCCGGGACCAACTATG GTATGTTCTATGACCTGGGTGTGTACGGAGTACCTGGTCCAGTGAAGCGCCGGGAGCGTTACGACCCCGTCCACGCCATGCGCAGTATGGAGAA GTTTATCCGTGAAGCCGGCGGCTACTCCTTCCTGTATGCTGACATCTTCATGACCCGTGAGGAGTTTGAGGAGATGTTTGACCTGACTCTGTATGAGAAG GTGCGTAAGAAGTACCACGCAGAAGGAGCCTTCCCTCACCTGTACGACAAGGTCAAGCCTGAGGTTGACGTCTTCGCTATTGGCAAGCAGTGCGCTGAGGAGTTTGAGAAGTAG
- the LOC136445502 gene encoding large ribosomal subunit protein mL40-like, whose translation MTSVLRFLSSQSTAVLSQLCPQGARSLFTFSRTSPLVNTLVPIRASHLRKRKRVDPKIEQAREARLKKRIKRLLKKDKEMVAVEDFFVMPSLLEQVRERPPVSVSFEEQERRAALEKEWSRFRRQQYLAEEAAMSAMVTSQQRALQELRAESEELFQQAVQVDPLLIPYQRLGPTETPPISAYDPPDGKYVDLTPME comes from the exons ATGACGTCTGTTCTAAGATTTCTGAGCAGCCAGAGTACTGCGGTTCTCTCCCAGCTCTGTCCGCAGGGTGCCCGTTCTCTTTTTACGTTCTCGCGAACAAGTCCTCTTGTGAACACTCTAGTCCCCATCCGCGCTTCTCATCTACGTAAAAGGAAACGGGTCGACCCTAAGATCGAACAAGCTCGAGAAGCAAGGCTCAAGAAAAGGATCAAGAGATTGCTGAAGAAAGATAAGGAGATGGTTGCCGTCGAAGACTTCTTCGTGATGCCCAGTCTCCTTGAGCAGGTCCGTGAGCGACCACCGGTCAGCGTTTCTTTTGAGGAGCAGGAAAGGAGGGCGGCACTAGAGAAGGAGTGGTCACGGTTTAGAAG ACAGCAGTATCTAGCAGAGGAGGCAGCGATGAGCGCCATGGTAACGTCCCAGCAGCGAGCGCTGCAGGAGCTCCGGGCGGAGTCAGAGGAACTCTTCCAGCAGGCCGTACAG GTGGACCCCCTGCTCATCCCATACCAACGACTCGGCCCAACCGAGACCCCACCAATCTCTGCTTACGACCCCCCTGATGGCAAATATGTCGATCTCACGCCAATGGAATAA